In Mycobacterium sp. Aquia_216, a genomic segment contains:
- a CDS encoding 2-keto-4-pentenoate hydratase, translating to MSELIHPGHAIGQRSKGPGIAPDTTVVGVKVALTSPEAQRRVGCSRPIWGWLTDDMELPNGAQIAGPHIASLRAEAELVFILGSDLRGPGITHLDVLAATHAICAGIELPTRFPTDVEVSVDELIARNALAAKFVLGHSAAGWRDLDLTLLGVVVQVNGEPVSSGTPAAVLGHPANAVASVVNDMAYTATLSADQSDYLRAGQIVFTGGITAAVALTPGISVDAHFAHLGSVGVHTACDKTAN from the coding sequence ATGAGCGAACTTATCCACCCCGGGCACGCCATCGGGCAACGATCGAAAGGACCAGGGATCGCCCCGGATACGACCGTCGTCGGCGTCAAGGTCGCTCTCACGTCGCCGGAAGCGCAACGCCGGGTGGGCTGCTCTCGACCCATCTGGGGATGGCTTACCGATGACATGGAATTGCCCAACGGGGCGCAGATCGCCGGACCGCATATCGCGTCGCTGCGCGCCGAAGCCGAGCTGGTCTTCATTCTTGGCAGCGACCTGCGCGGACCGGGTATCACGCATCTCGATGTACTTGCGGCGACGCATGCGATCTGCGCCGGTATCGAGCTGCCGACCAGATTCCCAACCGACGTGGAGGTTTCAGTCGACGAACTGATTGCCCGAAATGCCCTGGCAGCCAAGTTCGTTCTGGGTCATTCCGCTGCCGGCTGGCGCGATCTCGACCTGACGCTGCTCGGCGTCGTGGTCCAGGTCAACGGCGAACCGGTATCTTCGGGCACACCCGCCGCGGTCCTTGGCCACCCGGCCAATGCCGTAGCGTCGGTCGTCAACGACATGGCCTACACGGCAACGCTTTCCGCGGATCAATCGGACTATCTTCGGGCCGGTCAGATCGTGTTCACCGGTGGAATCACCGCCGCGGTCGCATTGACCCCCGGCATCTCGGTGGACGCCCACTTCGCCCATCTCGGATCGGTGGGGGTCCACACCGCATGCGACAAGACAGCGAACTAG
- a CDS encoding cupin domain-containing protein, with product MAKMVQVTRVVETARSTAGRSTIGVDRVAPTTRLPTGRALAELWGTDRLLELAAKMQPSPGIFPAANGARLWVLVIPPDRDSQSAGDLHATDTLDLGFVLQGTVNLEMADGTISTLHQGDAFVQTGTAHRWINEGSEPAALGIVVIGTGHGHVASGDHHTPASHVGQQ from the coding sequence ATGGCAAAGATGGTGCAGGTGACGCGGGTCGTCGAAACGGCCCGTTCCACGGCCGGTCGGTCGACCATCGGCGTCGACAGGGTCGCTCCCACAACCCGATTGCCCACCGGGCGTGCGCTCGCCGAACTCTGGGGCACCGACCGGCTTCTCGAGCTCGCCGCGAAGATGCAACCGTCCCCGGGAATCTTTCCGGCCGCCAATGGCGCTCGGCTTTGGGTCCTGGTCATCCCCCCGGATCGAGATTCCCAGAGCGCCGGTGATCTACATGCGACCGACACCCTGGACCTCGGGTTCGTTCTGCAGGGCACCGTGAACTTGGAGATGGCCGACGGCACGATCTCGACATTGCACCAGGGTGACGCGTTCGTCCAGACCGGGACCGCCCACCGATGGATCAACGAGGGCAGCGAACCCGCAGCACTTGGGATCGTCGTCATCGGCACCGGGCACGGCCACGTCGCCAGCGGTGACCATCACACGCCGGCAAGCCACGTCGGCCAACAGTAA
- a CDS encoding cytochrome P450, whose amino-acid sequence MSLEMTTSNTLAHNATRYLTDPVFRRDPWDFFAKVRAESPVIQSDAGIWLITGYDAASDALRNDVLLSRRDAGLKHLVVDDPQARLIITSKMLYNDRPEHTRLRRLVSQAFTPRGIAKWRDRVAEISHKTLDQILPQGRMDVVSDYAYPVVAAIITELLGIRQGDLPQFLEWSEAITEPPPGGDPTSFRESANKATVEITAYVRERIAERRDQPADDLLTKLIRAEEPEDGTLAEHELVAMTIELIHAGFETTSNFVCNGLHVLLQHPDQLAELTGHLDLLPDTINELLRYESPAPMPLPRVAVDDVEIAGTTIRRGDTVVVALAAANRDPAHFSDPERFDIHRTNNNLISFGFGAHHCLGHALARLESTEIFTALLSRIPNIESAGEAQWSDHQFFRTLDTLPVRW is encoded by the coding sequence ATGTCACTGGAAATGACGACATCGAATACGTTGGCGCACAATGCCACCCGATATCTGACCGATCCCGTATTCCGTCGTGATCCGTGGGACTTCTTCGCCAAGGTGCGCGCCGAATCGCCGGTGATCCAGTCCGACGCGGGCATCTGGTTGATCACCGGCTACGACGCGGCCAGCGATGCCTTGCGCAACGATGTGCTGCTGAGCCGCCGCGACGCCGGGCTCAAGCATCTCGTGGTCGACGATCCGCAAGCCCGGCTGATCATCACGTCGAAGATGCTCTACAACGACCGACCCGAGCACACCCGCCTGCGGCGCCTGGTATCCCAGGCGTTCACGCCCCGTGGTATCGCGAAGTGGCGGGATCGGGTCGCCGAAATCTCGCACAAGACGCTGGATCAGATTCTGCCCCAGGGCCGAATGGATGTGGTCAGCGACTACGCATACCCGGTGGTGGCGGCCATCATCACCGAACTGCTCGGCATTCGCCAGGGCGATCTGCCCCAGTTCCTGGAGTGGTCCGAGGCGATCACCGAACCGCCGCCGGGGGGCGATCCCACCAGTTTTCGAGAATCCGCCAACAAGGCGACCGTCGAGATCACCGCATATGTCCGAGAACGCATCGCGGAGCGACGGGACCAACCGGCGGATGATCTGCTGACCAAGCTCATCCGGGCCGAGGAGCCCGAGGACGGTACCCTCGCCGAACACGAATTGGTCGCCATGACAATCGAGCTCATCCACGCCGGGTTCGAGACGACGTCGAACTTCGTCTGTAACGGTCTGCATGTCCTGCTGCAGCATCCCGATCAGTTGGCGGAGTTGACCGGCCATCTCGACCTACTTCCCGACACGATCAACGAACTGCTGCGCTACGAGAGTCCCGCACCCATGCCGCTGCCCCGGGTGGCGGTCGACGATGTCGAGATCGCCGGCACGACGATCCGGCGTGGTGACACCGTCGTCGTGGCGCTGGCCGCGGCCAACCGCGACCCGGCGCATTTCTCCGACCCGGAACGCTTTGACATACATCGCACCAACAACAACCTGATTTCCTTCGGCTTCGGGGCACATCACTGCCTCGGACACGCATTGGCACGGCTCGAGTCGACGGAGATCTTCACCGCATTGCTGAGCCGCATTCCCAACATCGAGTCCGCAGGAGAAGCACAATGGAGCGATCATCAGTTCTTTCGGACCCTCGACACGCTGCCGGTGAGGTGGTGA
- a CDS encoding alpha/beta fold hydrolase, with protein sequence MSTASGWCHLMGAGVAEKYYNVNGIRTRALEAGTGLPLILLHGTGGHAETYLRNIAPLSRHFRVLAVDMVGHGYTSPIDGDYTMDIFADHVAGLIDAIGAESAFLSGESLGGGVSCWTALKYPHKIRALCLNTGILARPDEKGLKDLDDIEARTAQLADNFNAETVRRRLEWLVYDPTSMTDEMVQIRLKIYSQPGMIETMVKVMKTVMQMNREAFGDVDYYDHTLANIQCPASVIWTDHNPGKSFEAIKPAIDAIPNREVHLLEDAGHWPQWEKADEVNERMIEFLLRHC encoded by the coding sequence GTGAGCACGGCGTCGGGTTGGTGCCATCTCATGGGCGCCGGCGTGGCCGAAAAGTACTACAACGTCAACGGTATTCGTACCCGCGCGCTAGAGGCCGGTACCGGGCTCCCGCTGATCTTGTTGCATGGCACCGGTGGTCATGCCGAAACCTATCTGCGCAATATCGCCCCGTTGTCCCGACACTTTCGCGTTCTCGCGGTCGACATGGTCGGACACGGGTACACCAGCCCGATCGACGGCGACTACACGATGGACATCTTCGCCGATCATGTGGCCGGGCTCATCGACGCGATCGGTGCCGAATCGGCTTTCCTGTCCGGCGAATCGCTCGGTGGGGGCGTCTCGTGCTGGACCGCCTTGAAGTACCCGCACAAGATTCGTGCGCTGTGTCTCAACACCGGGATTCTGGCCCGGCCCGACGAGAAGGGACTCAAGGACCTCGACGATATCGAGGCGCGCACCGCGCAACTGGCCGACAATTTCAACGCCGAGACGGTCCGGCGGCGGCTGGAGTGGCTGGTGTACGACCCGACCAGCATGACCGACGAGATGGTTCAGATTCGGCTGAAGATCTACTCGCAACCCGGCATGATCGAAACGATGGTCAAGGTGATGAAGACCGTGATGCAGATGAATCGTGAGGCGTTCGGCGATGTCGACTACTACGACCACACCCTGGCGAACATCCAGTGCCCCGCATCGGTGATCTGGACCGACCACAATCCGGGCAAGAGCTTCGAGGCGATCAAACCGGCCATTGACGCCATTCCGAATCGGGAAGTCCATCTGCTCGAAGACGCCGGCCACTGGCCCCAGTGGGAGAAGGCCGATGAGGTCAACGAACGGATGATCGAGTTTCTGCTCAGGCACTGCTGA
- a CDS encoding GntR family transcriptional regulator, which translates to MVNNLKGKSSPIKHKSMTDNVSEQLRTMILSRELEPGLRVTQVELAEMLGVSTMPIREALLRLVAEGLVVTAANRSFEVATTTERGIRDVYWIHGVLAGELAARAWDNKTDALLVTLRQEHENSVQALKSGNFHQLTESNRRFHAAINAAAESPTINVILRNTLHYFPDFSLDVAGWRELAINWQRELIEQFSSGDRNHAQLVSHLKSQAAAELFIDAYWSGPET; encoded by the coding sequence GTGGTCAACAACCTGAAAGGCAAAAGCTCGCCCATCAAGCACAAGTCGATGACAGACAATGTCAGCGAACAGCTACGAACGATGATCTTGTCCCGCGAGCTCGAACCGGGGCTGCGGGTAACTCAGGTTGAACTGGCGGAAATGTTGGGTGTAAGCACCATGCCCATCCGCGAGGCGCTGCTGCGCCTGGTCGCCGAAGGTCTGGTAGTCACCGCCGCAAACCGATCCTTCGAAGTGGCGACCACCACTGAACGGGGCATCAGGGACGTCTACTGGATTCACGGGGTGCTGGCCGGCGAACTCGCGGCGCGGGCGTGGGACAACAAGACCGACGCGCTGCTCGTCACGCTACGGCAGGAGCATGAAAACTCCGTCCAGGCACTCAAATCGGGCAACTTTCACCAACTCACCGAGTCCAATCGCCGGTTCCACGCCGCCATCAACGCGGCGGCGGAGTCCCCGACAATCAATGTGATCCTTCGAAACACCTTGCATTACTTTCCGGACTTCAGTTTGGATGTCGCGGGCTGGCGCGAGTTGGCCATCAATTGGCAACGCGAACTTATCGAGCAATTCAGCAGCGGCGATCGCAACCACGCTCAACTGGTGTCGCACTTGAAGAGCCAAGCGGCGGCCGAACTGTTCATCGATGCGTACTGGTCGGGTCCGGAGACCTGA
- a CDS encoding AMP-binding protein — MRVEDLTTLAVQRLASAEPTRVAVQDVGGAELTYAALHTTALRWAQALEAADACAGDRIGLMLPTTAGAFTVQLAVGWLGGTVVALNPLLRGRLLSRALSCTGCTVLVTDAEHWAQVAPVTDLAPDLRSVVLTDAAGPVERADASGRESLPVLHAADLLSAAEPSPRPHPDLADIQGIIFTSGTTGPSKPVMLSHEFVLTCARRLIPGGADAVGGAYYSPWSVGHSLGSLALAAAVDRGVRLVLRDRFSAPQFWSDVRGFDCRTTVLVSVSAALWDTPKRSDDADNPLRYAAMTPVIRDYRAFSERFAVQVSGLYGATEIGPVLFSSDPAHHGVAGRPAPDYECRLVDAYGAVVPDGTVGELVVRSLNPRGLMSGYADQATDTGNVMRDGWLRTGDLFLREPSGDFCFQDRLKDSIRRHGRSISSYEIEAEAVAHPGVEICAAVGVPADPTSDAPHADEEVKLFVVPKPGSDLTSPQLVEFLEGRLPRFMVPRYIDFAESLPVTADTGRPVKSALRERPNSANTYDRYASRPAVPAASTPISP; from the coding sequence ATGAGGGTCGAGGATCTCACCACCCTCGCGGTCCAGCGGCTGGCTTCGGCCGAGCCGACTCGCGTTGCGGTCCAAGACGTGGGTGGAGCCGAGCTGACGTACGCCGCATTGCACACGACGGCGCTGCGGTGGGCGCAGGCCCTCGAGGCCGCGGACGCGTGCGCGGGGGATCGAATTGGTCTGATGCTGCCGACCACAGCGGGCGCCTTCACCGTGCAGCTGGCCGTCGGCTGGCTGGGCGGCACCGTCGTCGCGCTGAACCCGCTGTTGCGCGGGCGGTTGCTATCTCGCGCCCTGAGCTGCACCGGCTGCACGGTCTTGGTGACCGATGCCGAGCACTGGGCGCAGGTGGCTCCCGTCACCGACCTGGCGCCCGACCTGCGCTCCGTGGTGCTCACCGATGCGGCGGGGCCGGTAGAGCGGGCCGATGCCTCCGGACGTGAATCCCTGCCGGTCCTGCATGCGGCCGACTTGCTGTCCGCTGCCGAACCCAGCCCCCGGCCCCATCCCGACCTTGCCGATATCCAGGGGATCATCTTCACCTCTGGGACAACGGGCCCGTCGAAGCCGGTGATGTTGTCACACGAATTCGTGCTGACCTGTGCGCGCCGGCTGATACCGGGTGGGGCAGACGCTGTCGGCGGAGCGTATTACAGCCCGTGGTCGGTGGGACATTCGCTGGGGTCCTTGGCGCTGGCGGCCGCGGTCGACCGGGGCGTCCGGCTGGTGCTGCGCGACCGGTTCAGCGCGCCGCAGTTCTGGAGTGATGTGCGCGGATTCGACTGCCGCACGACAGTATTGGTTTCCGTGTCGGCAGCACTGTGGGATACGCCGAAGCGAAGCGACGATGCCGACAATCCCCTGCGGTATGCCGCCATGACTCCCGTGATCCGCGACTACCGCGCCTTTTCGGAGCGGTTCGCGGTGCAAGTCTCCGGGCTGTACGGTGCCACAGAGATTGGGCCCGTGCTGTTTTCGTCCGACCCCGCCCACCATGGTGTGGCGGGGCGGCCCGCTCCGGACTACGAGTGCAGGCTGGTCGACGCGTACGGCGCGGTCGTTCCCGACGGAACGGTCGGCGAATTGGTGGTGCGAAGCCTCAACCCGCGCGGGCTGATGAGTGGATACGCCGACCAAGCCACCGATACCGGCAACGTGATGCGAGACGGATGGTTGCGCACCGGAGACCTCTTCCTCCGGGAGCCGTCGGGTGACTTCTGTTTTCAGGACAGGCTCAAAGACTCGATCCGCCGGCACGGACGCAGCATCTCCTCGTACGAAATCGAGGCGGAAGCGGTCGCCCATCCGGGCGTGGAGATCTGCGCGGCAGTGGGCGTGCCCGCGGACCCGACCAGCGATGCGCCCCACGCCGACGAGGAAGTGAAGCTGTTCGTGGTGCCCAAACCGGGCAGCGATCTCACGTCGCCTCAACTCGTGGAATTTCTCGAAGGCCGGCTGCCGCGATTCATGGTGCCGAGATACATCGATTTCGCCGAAAGTCTGCCCGTGACAGCCGATACGGGCAGGCCCGTCAAGTCCGCGCTACGTGAGCGTCCCAATTCGGCGAACACCTACGATCGCTATGCGAGCCGACCGGCCGTCCCGGCGGCGTCAACGCCGATATCTCCTTGA
- a CDS encoding SDR family NAD(P)-dependent oxidoreductase, translating into MDQLRFDDRVAIVTGAGRGVGSHYARLLASRGAHVIVNDLGVEPDGSGASSAPANELVAELRSRGWSALADTHSVGQQDGASAVVQRALDAFGRVDILIHNAGIVDGSFEQLAAVNLSAAHWLTEAVWQPMRAQQYGRILLTTSSAGLFGASFGADYGPIQSYGATKMGAFGLGRCLAVRGRTCGINVNMVSPHAYTRLAAGLPETPNAQFMAAYSKPELVAPGCAFLVHERCTASGETFAIGAGRMARIFVGETAGYVDGDFTPEKVAQHFAEICDESGYHVPTDMTEIVDIYRKAVAPNWNPGSPAVV; encoded by the coding sequence ATGGACCAGCTTCGATTCGATGACCGGGTGGCAATCGTCACGGGAGCCGGCCGGGGCGTCGGCAGCCACTACGCGCGACTGTTGGCGAGCCGAGGAGCCCACGTGATCGTGAACGACCTCGGTGTGGAACCCGACGGTTCCGGCGCTTCGTCCGCGCCGGCCAATGAGTTGGTTGCTGAGCTACGCAGTCGGGGTTGGTCGGCGCTGGCCGACACGCACTCGGTCGGTCAGCAGGACGGGGCGTCGGCCGTCGTCCAGCGTGCATTGGACGCGTTCGGCAGGGTCGACATCCTGATTCACAATGCGGGAATCGTCGACGGGTCCTTCGAGCAACTGGCCGCGGTGAATTTGAGTGCGGCCCACTGGCTGACCGAGGCGGTGTGGCAGCCGATGCGTGCGCAGCAGTACGGTCGGATTCTGCTCACCACGTCGAGCGCCGGCCTGTTCGGTGCGTCGTTCGGTGCCGACTACGGGCCCATTCAGTCCTATGGCGCAACGAAGATGGGTGCGTTCGGTTTGGGGCGCTGCCTGGCGGTCCGCGGGCGGACGTGCGGGATCAACGTCAACATGGTGTCACCGCATGCGTATACCCGGCTGGCGGCCGGGCTGCCCGAAACCCCGAACGCGCAATTCATGGCCGCGTACTCCAAACCCGAACTCGTGGCGCCAGGGTGTGCCTTCCTCGTGCACGAGCGCTGCACCGCCAGTGGCGAGACGTTTGCCATCGGTGCGGGACGTATGGCGAGAATCTTCGTCGGAGAGACGGCGGGCTATGTCGACGGTGATTTCACCCCCGAGAAGGTGGCCCAGCACTTCGCCGAGATCTGTGACGAGTCCGGCTATCACGTTCCGACGGACATGACCGAAATTGTCGATATCTACCGCAAGGCGGTGGCGCCCAACTGGAATCCTGGCTCGCCCGCCGTCGTCTGA
- a CDS encoding CaiB/BaiF CoA transferase family protein — MLAGPYGTMMLADLGAEVTKVEPPGGDISRQVGDAYFASLNRGKRSICIDLTTDAGQSRLGELAAESHALLANLKPSAIRKYGLTYDALRRWNEQIVCVAVTGCGLDAGDDPAFDYVIQAATGIAALTGDPSGPPTLPGYSSADNSTGLTAALGLLAQIVSGRGGQVEVSLRDVMLSQLNYLASNYLNNAVEPRRRPAGAHSYYVPAQLFPAAQGHLALFITHDRFWALFAAEAGIEGFATMAERAARREDVVALVTTALAARTAASWESRLRPLGVPVAAVRTLPAALAEAPEAVITAGEFRLVGSPIRVVGHQPHYGPAPRLDQHGECAPTRQG; from the coding sequence ATGTTGGCTGGGCCCTACGGGACCATGATGCTGGCCGACCTGGGAGCCGAGGTCACCAAGGTCGAGCCGCCCGGTGGTGACATCTCACGACAGGTCGGCGACGCCTATTTCGCGAGCCTCAATCGCGGAAAACGCAGCATCTGCATCGACCTGACCACCGACGCTGGGCAGTCCCGGCTGGGCGAATTGGCCGCCGAATCGCATGCGCTGCTGGCGAATCTGAAACCGTCGGCCATCCGCAAGTACGGCCTGACCTATGATGCGCTGCGCCGCTGGAACGAGCAGATCGTCTGCGTGGCAGTCACGGGCTGCGGCTTGGATGCCGGCGATGATCCCGCGTTCGACTACGTGATTCAGGCGGCCACCGGGATTGCCGCGCTGACCGGTGACCCGTCCGGGCCACCCACCTTGCCGGGCTACTCGTCCGCCGACAACTCCACCGGCCTGACCGCCGCGCTCGGGCTTCTCGCGCAGATCGTGTCGGGTCGAGGTGGACAGGTGGAAGTCTCGCTGCGCGACGTTATGTTGTCGCAACTGAACTACCTGGCGTCGAACTACCTCAACAATGCCGTTGAGCCCCGGCGGCGGCCGGCCGGTGCGCACTCGTATTATGTTCCGGCCCAACTATTTCCTGCGGCGCAGGGACATCTGGCATTGTTCATCACCCACGATCGGTTCTGGGCGTTGTTCGCGGCGGAAGCCGGTATCGAGGGCTTCGCGACCATGGCCGAACGTGCCGCCCGGCGCGAGGACGTCGTCGCGCTGGTAACCACTGCGCTGGCGGCCCGTACCGCCGCGAGCTGGGAATCGCGATTGCGGCCGCTGGGGGTACCGGTTGCCGCGGTACGCACCTTGCCCGCCGCCTTGGCGGAGGCCCCCGAAGCCGTCATCACGGCCGGTGAATTCCGGCTGGTCGGTAGTCCTATCCGGGTTGTTGGTCACCAGCCGCACTACGGACCTGCGCCGCGTCTGGATCAGCATGGTGAATGCGCGCCGACCCGTCAGGGGTGA
- a CDS encoding cobalamin B12-binding domain-containing protein has protein sequence MATRVLVAKPGLDGHDRGAKIVARTLRDAGFEVIYTGIRQRIEDIVSIAVQEDVALVGLSILSGAHVALTTRVVEGLHAADAGDIAVVVGGTIPQSDVRKLLDVGAAAVFPTGTALDTLVTEVRTLTRASVEQG, from the coding sequence ATGGCCACTCGAGTGCTGGTCGCCAAGCCCGGTCTGGACGGTCACGACCGCGGCGCCAAGATCGTCGCGCGGACGCTGCGCGATGCCGGCTTCGAGGTCATCTACACCGGTATCCGGCAGCGTATCGAGGACATCGTGTCCATCGCGGTACAAGAAGACGTTGCGCTGGTGGGACTTTCGATCCTGTCCGGCGCACATGTCGCGCTGACCACCCGCGTCGTGGAGGGACTGCACGCCGCCGACGCGGGGGACATCGCGGTCGTCGTCGGCGGCACCATCCCACAATCGGACGTACGAAAACTATTGGACGTCGGTGCGGCCGCGGTGTTCCCCACCGGGACAGCGCTGGACACCCTGGTCACCGAGGTTCGGACCTTGACACGTGCATCCGTGGAACAAGGGTGA
- a CDS encoding methylmalonyl-CoA mutase family protein, whose protein sequence is MDNTYQTASGISLKPVYGPADRAGEPAAPGQYPFTRGNFATGYRGKTWTFRQYSGFGTAEESNGRYRYLLGQGGTGLSVALDLPTQCGYDSDDPECGEEVGRVGVAVDTLADAEILFDGIPLDEISTSFTINGTAAILLAFYVAAAEKKGVPRADLTGTIQNDILKEYASRGTWIWPPEPSLRLIADTIEFCAAQVPRFNAISVAGAHFRDAGANAVQEMAFTLADGVTYCDTVVERGRMSIDEFAPQISFFFYTHGDFFEEIAKYRAGRRRWASIVRERYLATSDKASMFRFGCVSGGASLYAPQAQNNVVRVAYEALASVLGGVQSMFTAAWDEPFALPSEESATLALRTQQILAYETGVAKVADPLGGSYFVEALTDATEAKVIEIMRDLEQHGGMVSCIEDGYLQGLIADEAYRNHQEVEAGERPVVGVNRFVVDEPPPQIATYELDARGRDLQLHRLAKVKAERDSVGVKEALTALARSAEGDDNLMHRLIDCANAYCTVGEMVSTLKSVWGEFQQPVVF, encoded by the coding sequence ATGGACAACACTTATCAGACGGCGTCTGGCATATCCCTCAAACCGGTCTACGGACCGGCTGACCGCGCCGGTGAGCCGGCCGCGCCCGGGCAATACCCGTTCACGCGGGGGAACTTTGCGACAGGCTATCGGGGCAAGACGTGGACTTTTCGCCAGTATTCGGGCTTCGGCACTGCCGAGGAGTCGAATGGGCGGTATCGGTACCTGCTTGGCCAGGGCGGGACCGGTCTTTCGGTGGCCCTGGATCTGCCGACGCAGTGTGGTTATGACTCCGATGACCCGGAGTGCGGGGAAGAGGTCGGCCGGGTGGGCGTAGCGGTGGACACCCTTGCCGATGCGGAGATCCTGTTCGACGGGATACCGCTGGACGAGATCAGCACGAGTTTCACGATTAACGGCACCGCGGCCATTTTGCTGGCGTTCTACGTCGCCGCCGCAGAAAAGAAGGGAGTGCCGCGGGCGGACCTCACCGGCACCATCCAGAATGACATCCTCAAGGAGTACGCCTCGCGCGGAACGTGGATCTGGCCACCGGAGCCATCGCTGCGGCTGATCGCCGACACCATCGAATTCTGCGCTGCGCAGGTGCCGCGATTCAATGCAATTTCGGTGGCGGGCGCGCACTTTCGAGACGCCGGTGCCAATGCGGTGCAGGAGATGGCGTTCACACTGGCCGATGGGGTGACATACTGCGACACGGTCGTCGAGCGCGGCCGGATGAGTATCGACGAGTTCGCCCCGCAGATCTCATTCTTCTTCTACACCCACGGCGATTTCTTCGAGGAGATCGCCAAATACCGTGCGGGACGGCGCCGGTGGGCCAGCATCGTGCGGGAGCGGTACCTCGCAACCAGCGACAAAGCGTCGATGTTCCGCTTCGGATGTGTGTCCGGCGGAGCTTCGTTGTATGCGCCGCAGGCCCAGAACAACGTGGTGCGGGTGGCCTATGAAGCGCTGGCATCGGTGCTCGGCGGGGTACAGTCGATGTTCACCGCCGCCTGGGACGAACCGTTCGCACTGCCCAGTGAGGAGTCCGCGACACTGGCGCTGCGCACCCAGCAGATTCTTGCCTATGAGACCGGCGTGGCGAAAGTTGCGGATCCCTTGGGTGGTTCGTATTTCGTGGAAGCACTCACGGACGCCACCGAGGCGAAGGTCATCGAGATAATGCGCGACCTTGAGCAGCATGGTGGCATGGTGTCCTGCATCGAGGACGGCTATCTGCAGGGGCTGATCGCCGACGAGGCTTACCGCAACCATCAGGAGGTCGAGGCGGGGGAGCGGCCGGTGGTCGGGGTCAACCGGTTCGTCGTGGATGAACCGCCGCCGCAGATCGCCACCTACGAATTGGATGCGCGCGGCCGCGATCTGCAGCTTCACCGGCTGGCCAAAGTGAAGGCCGAACGCGACAGCGTCGGCGTCAAGGAAGCCCTTACGGCACTGGCGCGTTCGGCCGAAGGAGATGACAACCTGATGCACCGGCTCATCGACTGCGCCAACGCCTACTGCACGGTTGGCGAGATGGTCTCCACACTGAAATCGGTGTGGGGCGAGTTCCAACAGCCGGTGGTTTTCTAG